Proteins from a single region of Pseudodesulfovibrio portus:
- a CDS encoding sigma-54 interaction domain-containing protein produces the protein MALNLDGIIGNSPALAKVFKVLEKVAPTDSTVLVTGESGTGKELLVRALHQNSVRRSKPFVPINCGAIPKELLESELFGHEKGAFTHAIRTRPGRFELADGGTIFLDEIGEMDLSLQVKILRALQEKEIERVGGTSIMKVDVRVVAATNRDLEGEVAAGRFREDLFYRLNVIPLHLPPLRERNLDILLLAEHFLCSHCTNKDRRSLKLAEKAKEMLLTYSWPGNVRELENFMERLSILCDGNEVQPEDLPGKIFEDIGETPLVKVEEVQPMAPLGFAWPQLRDMTDKDMKLKEFLEAIEGRLLEEALDRADGVKNKAAELVGIKRTTLIEKLKKRNLL, from the coding sequence ATGGCGCTTAACCTGGACGGTATCATCGGGAACAGTCCCGCTCTTGCCAAGGTCTTCAAGGTTCTGGAAAAAGTCGCTCCCACCGACAGCACCGTGCTGGTCACAGGGGAATCCGGCACAGGCAAGGAACTGCTTGTCCGTGCCTTGCATCAAAACAGCGTCCGCCGGAGCAAGCCCTTTGTGCCCATCAACTGCGGGGCCATCCCCAAGGAACTGCTCGAATCCGAGCTCTTCGGCCATGAGAAAGGGGCGTTCACCCATGCCATCCGGACGCGACCGGGCCGCTTCGAGCTGGCCGACGGCGGCACCATCTTTTTGGACGAGATCGGAGAAATGGATTTGTCGCTCCAGGTCAAAATCCTTCGCGCCCTGCAGGAGAAGGAGATCGAGCGGGTCGGCGGCACCTCCATCATGAAGGTGGACGTGCGCGTGGTGGCGGCCACCAACCGCGACCTGGAGGGGGAAGTGGCTGCGGGTCGGTTCCGCGAGGACCTGTTCTATCGGCTCAATGTTATCCCCCTGCATCTCCCGCCCCTGCGCGAGCGCAACCTGGACATCCTGCTCCTGGCCGAGCACTTCCTGTGCAGTCACTGCACCAACAAGGATCGGAGAAGCCTCAAGCTTGCCGAGAAGGCAAAGGAGATGCTCCTGACGTATTCCTGGCCGGGCAACGTGCGCGAGCTGGAGAACTTCATGGAGCGGTTGTCCATCCTGTGCGACGGCAACGAGGTGCAGCCCGAAGACCTGCCGGGCAAGATTTTCGAGGACATTGGGGAGACGCCCCTGGTCAAGGTGGAGGAAGTCCAGCCGATGGCCCCGCTGGGCTTTGCCTGGCCCCAACTGAGGGACATGACCGACAAGGACATGAAGCTCAAGGAGTTCCTGGAAGCCATCGAGGGGCGGCTTTTGGAGGAGGCCCTGGACCGGGCGGACGGGGTCAAGAACAAGGCTGCGGAACTGGTCGGCATAAAGAGAACCACGCTCATCGAGAAACTGAAAAAACGGAATCTGCTGTAG
- a CDS encoding tetratricopeptide repeat protein, which translates to MKSAKIAAWPLVAALIVGWIFVSPAHALRVNFQSRGDSDRLTFSFDSDQLPQSSVSRVGEREITVSLPAGGWDTEPKPTVKDFPGKLVESISATEDGVRIVTKTNAFGYIRVPSSGKPEFVLQIFRDPIGARWKPVQAAPVPAPQQQPAPPQPPDQAEQPRPGAAQVAQALDAAVLDKETEAQPPIKGEADLPVESAEADRKPFFAVPYSVRNEVDAPPGGEPQGMTPAPAPVSPEAETGNYPPGSELRFKAVNKTAEEVKFAELAGEGNQSVLVDQPGAPAVSGPVVGQVTGPVVGPVEGAGQAGGVVSPPVSVEGEGQAGGAVTPPPGEPVEERQALAPLVTTPEMSGQGQVGGAVAPPPPVVVEGAPPPEPTPEDQDQVDAVVSQVQPPAETAPKPDSQVEAATEQPAPEVAEMAEGETPAAEDRQVEPGAEGEAPPELTPEEQAEARQKEIRDKLYEGQSLMFNGALDAALPIFEDILKQADVPDDVREETLYAVADIKKQLHSEDPAAKFDEISQAFIEAMNANLRSNRVPRALLNLGLLNLQVGNFPEARAYFKILQEKYPDDDNIPSISYYWGEYFYKKRDYKKAADQFQYLIQTYPEHQLVKQAAYYLADSLHRTGFLEQAFQIVDYIDKRWPDYYMENMEFLRLAAGVEMQLGKWEAAKDHYFTYFNLNPDGEGAGVVLARLGDIYLRLGLKEPAKQVYEKTITNYPAQEGAMIAKMRLAEEGIYDDPAMHEMVDVFDRPYNLNPQKVYTEIVQKHPDSELAPIAQLKLAMWYAFNKKYPEALTAAQDLLEKYPDSELGFKARQLGDSVFVLAVPGMLGEERYARVVRYWETYDFIGKEGSKVDDKTRLAIATSYWKIGRPDKALEMIEPYLQEKQIPGTSDDALGLAVNIYLDQLEWKKIADLVAMATRNWTLKEAQQRQLDYARAMSLQNLGDLKQAMPMWAELAKDTTVDPAFRAYAMYYMAKDAMQRQDLRRVFVYSQEALALLLQTDGDPEKIKDTVLMSIYATERSGRYEEALKWAREYDKYIKVENPEWASTRFKLARIYRKAGAMDEWRQLLEDIIEKKPESLQAQLAKSALDTYDLEQKASEYRPGP; encoded by the coding sequence GTGAAAAGCGCCAAAATTGCAGCCTGGCCGCTGGTGGCGGCCCTGATCGTGGGATGGATTTTTGTCAGTCCCGCCCATGCCCTGCGTGTGAATTTCCAGTCCAGGGGCGACTCTGACAGGCTGACATTCTCCTTTGATTCTGACCAGTTGCCGCAGTCGAGCGTTTCCCGTGTCGGAGAGCGCGAGATCACTGTTTCCCTGCCGGCCGGTGGCTGGGACACCGAGCCCAAGCCCACTGTCAAAGATTTCCCCGGCAAGTTGGTGGAATCCATTTCCGCCACCGAAGACGGTGTGCGCATCGTCACGAAAACCAATGCGTTCGGTTATATCCGGGTCCCGTCGTCGGGCAAGCCCGAATTCGTGCTCCAGATTTTCCGCGATCCCATCGGTGCCCGCTGGAAACCGGTGCAGGCCGCGCCTGTGCCCGCTCCCCAGCAGCAACCCGCTCCTCCTCAGCCGCCGGATCAGGCGGAACAGCCCCGGCCCGGCGCGGCCCAGGTGGCTCAGGCACTGGATGCGGCCGTGCTGGACAAGGAGACCGAAGCGCAGCCGCCCATCAAGGGCGAGGCCGACCTGCCGGTTGAATCCGCCGAAGCCGACCGAAAACCGTTTTTCGCCGTACCGTACTCGGTGCGGAATGAAGTCGACGCCCCTCCGGGCGGCGAGCCCCAAGGCATGACCCCGGCCCCGGCTCCCGTGTCGCCCGAAGCCGAGACCGGCAACTATCCGCCCGGCAGCGAGTTGCGCTTCAAGGCCGTCAACAAGACCGCCGAGGAAGTGAAATTCGCAGAATTGGCGGGCGAGGGCAATCAGTCCGTGCTGGTGGACCAGCCCGGCGCTCCTGCAGTGTCCGGCCCGGTGGTCGGCCAGGTGACCGGCCCGGTGGTCGGCCCGGTGGAGGGCGCTGGACAGGCCGGTGGCGTTGTGTCGCCGCCTGTTTCGGTGGAAGGCGAGGGACAGGCTGGAGGGGCCGTTACCCCGCCGCCCGGCGAGCCCGTGGAAGAGCGTCAGGCCCTGGCACCCCTGGTGACCACTCCGGAAATGTCCGGGCAGGGGCAGGTGGGCGGAGCAGTGGCCCCGCCGCCGCCCGTGGTGGTGGAGGGCGCGCCGCCGCCGGAACCCACACCCGAGGACCAGGACCAGGTGGACGCCGTGGTCAGTCAGGTTCAACCGCCTGCGGAGACGGCTCCCAAGCCCGATTCGCAGGTCGAAGCCGCCACAGAGCAGCCCGCCCCGGAAGTGGCCGAGATGGCCGAGGGGGAAACCCCCGCCGCAGAGGACCGGCAGGTCGAGCCCGGTGCGGAAGGCGAAGCGCCACCGGAACTGACTCCCGAGGAGCAGGCCGAGGCCCGGCAGAAGGAAATCCGGGACAAGCTGTATGAAGGCCAGTCCCTGATGTTCAACGGGGCATTGGACGCGGCCCTGCCCATCTTCGAGGATATCCTCAAGCAGGCCGACGTGCCCGACGATGTGCGCGAGGAAACCCTGTACGCCGTGGCCGACATCAAAAAGCAGCTTCATTCCGAGGACCCGGCGGCCAAGTTCGACGAAATTTCCCAGGCCTTCATCGAGGCCATGAACGCCAACCTGCGTTCCAACCGGGTGCCCAGGGCGCTCCTGAACCTCGGGCTGCTCAATCTTCAGGTGGGCAACTTCCCCGAGGCGCGGGCGTACTTCAAGATCCTCCAGGAAAAGTATCCGGACGACGACAACATCCCGTCCATCAGCTATTATTGGGGCGAGTATTTCTATAAGAAGCGCGACTACAAGAAGGCCGCCGACCAATTCCAGTATCTCATCCAGACCTACCCGGAACACCAGCTCGTCAAGCAGGCGGCCTACTACCTGGCCGATTCCCTGCATCGCACCGGCTTCCTGGAACAGGCCTTTCAGATCGTGGACTACATCGACAAGCGGTGGCCCGACTACTACATGGAAAACATGGAGTTCCTGCGGCTTGCGGCGGGCGTGGAGATGCAGCTCGGCAAGTGGGAGGCGGCCAAGGATCATTACTTCACCTATTTCAATCTCAATCCGGACGGAGAGGGGGCGGGCGTGGTCCTGGCCCGTCTCGGCGACATCTACCTGCGGCTCGGCTTGAAGGAGCCCGCCAAGCAGGTATACGAGAAGACCATCACCAATTATCCGGCCCAGGAAGGGGCCATGATCGCCAAGATGCGTCTGGCCGAGGAGGGCATCTACGACGACCCGGCCATGCACGAAATGGTGGATGTCTTCGACAGGCCCTACAACCTCAATCCGCAGAAGGTCTACACCGAGATCGTGCAGAAGCACCCGGACAGCGAGTTGGCGCCCATCGCCCAGCTCAAGCTGGCCATGTGGTACGCCTTCAACAAGAAGTATCCCGAGGCGCTGACTGCGGCCCAGGACCTGCTGGAAAAGTACCCGGACAGCGAACTGGGGTTCAAGGCCCGCCAACTCGGCGATTCCGTCTTTGTCCTGGCCGTGCCCGGCATGCTCGGCGAGGAGCGTTATGCCCGCGTGGTCCGGTACTGGGAGACCTATGATTTCATCGGCAAGGAAGGGTCCAAGGTCGACGACAAGACCCGGCTCGCCATTGCCACCAGCTATTGGAAGATCGGCCGGCCCGACAAGGCGCTGGAGATGATCGAGCCGTACCTCCAGGAGAAGCAGATACCGGGGACTTCGGACGACGCCCTCGGCCTGGCCGTGAACATCTACCTCGACCAGCTTGAATGGAAGAAAATCGCGGACCTGGTGGCCATGGCCACCAGGAACTGGACGCTCAAGGAGGCCCAGCAGCGGCAGCTCGACTACGCGCGGGCCATGTCCCTGCAGAACCTCGGCGATTTGAAGCAGGCCATGCCCATGTGGGCGGAGTTGGCCAAGGATACCACCGTGGACCCGGCCTTCCGCGCCTATGCCATGTATTACATGGCCAAGGACGCCATGCAGCGCCAGGACCTGCGACGGGTGTTCGTCTACTCCCAGGAAGCGCTGGCCCTGTTGCTCCAGACCGACGGCGACCCTGAAAAGATCAAGGACACCGTGCTGATGTCCATCTACGCCACCGAGCGGTCGGGCCGGTACGAGGAGGCCCTCAAGTGGGCCAGGGAGTATGACAAATACATCAAGGTGGAGAACCCGGAATGGGCTTCCACCCGGTTCAAGCTCGCCCGCATCTACCGCAAGGCCGGGGCCATGGACGAGTGGAGGCAATTGCTTGAGGACATCATCGAGAAAAAACCCGAGAGCCTTCAGGCCCAGCTCGCCAAGTCCGCCCTCGACACCTACGACCTTGAACAAAAGGCCTCCGAGTACAGGCCCGGTCCCTAG
- the amrB gene encoding AmmeMemoRadiSam system protein B, with translation MDRPPVVAGRFYDGVADNLNAVVDGFLGLGAGRREEPTLLAMVPHAGYVFSGAVCGRTLAEANLAETVLLFGPNHTGRGAPFALWSEGNWMVPGGPVPVDTELAEELMAADSHITPDIEAHLGEHSIEVVLPFLQRLNPATRIAPMAVSMPHLDVLKQVGRNIGQALKVLGRPVTIVVSSDMSHYITHEDARKRDAMAIGEAVKLDPAALFNTVRSNNISMCGVMPMTVGLFAALELGATRGELVAYATSGEVSGDYDQVVGYAGVLVS, from the coding sequence ATGGATAGGCCACCTGTTGTTGCCGGTCGGTTTTATGATGGCGTTGCCGACAACCTGAACGCCGTGGTGGACGGGTTCCTCGGGCTGGGTGCGGGCAGGCGCGAGGAGCCGACCCTGCTGGCCATGGTGCCCCACGCGGGGTATGTCTTTTCCGGAGCGGTCTGCGGCAGGACCCTGGCCGAGGCCAACCTGGCCGAGACCGTGCTCCTGTTCGGGCCGAACCACACGGGCCGGGGCGCGCCGTTCGCCCTGTGGAGCGAGGGAAACTGGATGGTCCCCGGCGGGCCTGTCCCCGTGGACACGGAACTGGCCGAGGAACTCATGGCCGCCGACTCCCACATCACTCCGGATATCGAGGCCCATCTGGGCGAGCATTCCATCGAGGTCGTGCTGCCGTTCCTGCAGCGGCTGAATCCGGCCACTCGCATCGCGCCCATGGCCGTTTCCATGCCCCATCTGGACGTTCTCAAGCAGGTGGGCAGGAACATCGGCCAGGCCCTCAAGGTGCTGGGCCGCCCGGTGACCATCGTGGTCAGTTCTGACATGAGCCACTACATCACCCATGAGGACGCCAGGAAGCGGGACGCCATGGCCATCGGCGAGGCGGTCAAGCTCGACCCGGCGGCCCTGTTCAATACCGTGCGCTCCAACAACATCTCGATGTGCGGCGTCATGCCCATGACCGTGGGGCTGTTCGCGGCCCTGGAGCTCGGCGCGACCAGGGGCGAACTGGTGGCCTACGCCACCTCCGGCGAGGTGTCGGGCGATTATGACCAGGTGGTCGGATACGCAGGAGTATTGGTGAGTTAG
- a CDS encoding tetratricopeptide repeat protein, producing the protein MFRILLVLFAACVFSLPVRAGEYPMNEVPMYGGIEKTPALLQADEHLISDIEAKGYTREQGAVLFAKRGWDFFRKGDMSTAIKRFNQAWLLDGDNYQAYWGFALVYLLRDADIENADRMFVKALSLEPDAGNFYMEYGRFTAENKSENPEEAIALFQKGLAIAPRIRDGYVGLILSYDEKKDVESAYYWYRQGKTHGVFSADEVKQFESMFQDTGIQ; encoded by the coding sequence ATGTTCAGGATTCTGTTGGTTCTTTTTGCTGCATGTGTTTTTTCTCTGCCGGTCCGGGCCGGAGAGTACCCTATGAACGAGGTGCCCATGTACGGCGGCATCGAGAAGACTCCGGCCTTGTTGCAGGCGGATGAACATCTGATCAGCGACATCGAGGCCAAGGGATATACCAGAGAGCAGGGCGCAGTGCTCTTCGCCAAGCGGGGATGGGATTTCTTCCGCAAGGGCGACATGTCCACCGCGATCAAGCGGTTTAACCAGGCGTGGTTGCTGGACGGCGACAACTACCAGGCGTATTGGGGGTTCGCTCTGGTCTATCTTCTCAGGGACGCTGATATTGAGAATGCCGATAGGATGTTTGTGAAGGCCTTGTCATTGGAGCCAGATGCTGGGAACTTTTATATGGAGTACGGTCGGTTCACGGCTGAAAATAAGTCCGAAAACCCTGAAGAGGCTATTGCCCTATTTCAAAAAGGGTTGGCAATAGCCCCCCGGATTCGTGATGGCTATGTCGGCTTGATTTTGTCCTACGACGAAAAAAAGGATGTTGAATCGGCGTACTATTGGTATCGGCAAGGCAAAACGCATGGAGTATTTTCCGCCGATGAAGTGAAGCAGTTCGAATCGATGTTCCAGGACACCGGGATACAATAG
- the uxx1 gene encoding UXX-star selenoprotein family 1 — protein sequence MADIIIYGKAGCPHTKRALDAYPEAEFRDVLMNPKDMEDMLGYSNGQRKVPVIVQDGEPTVGYNRGS from the coding sequence GTGGCTGATATAATCATCTACGGGAAGGCCGGATGCCCGCATACGAAACGGGCGCTGGACGCCTACCCGGAAGCCGAATTCAGGGATGTGCTGATGAATCCGAAAGACATGGAGGACATGCTCGGGTACTCGAACGGACAGCGCAAGGTCCCTGTCATCGTCCAGGATGGTGAGCCCACGGTCGGCTACAATCGGGGCTCCTGA
- the pnp gene encoding polyribonucleotide nucleotidyltransferase — MTMIPFDATSLTAKVGDIDITIETGKYARQASGAVTISSGNTTVLVTAVTQPLAIDRGFFPLTCNYQEMAYAAGRVPGNYFRREGRPSERETLVSRLIDRPIRPLFAKGFADEVQVIATVLSADKHVNPDVLALTGASAACHISKMPFLGPIVGARVGYVDNEFVLYPTYKGIEERSSLNLVFAATRDAMVMVEGGGDFVSEDLVADALAWGHEQVTPLFDLQDELRAKVGVPKIEVEAPERDEEVVEFLGNIITDDLKAALTTPEKMVRYAAKDAAKQKAKEAVAEKFPDDEAKLAAVSDVIGDMTKKIVRERIVKEGLRIDGRDTTTVRPLSIETGILAQTHGSVLFRRGETSALAVATLGSTRDEQRYDSLLGDATKRFMLHYNFPPYCVGEARMLRGTSRREVGHGALAERAISPVLPNQDDFPFTIRVVSEIMESNGSSSMASVCGATLSLMDAGVPISDPVAGIAMGLCKEGDQYFVLTDILGDEDALGDMDFKVAGTRDGITAIQMDIKIAGIPQDVLKKALHQAKEARTHILDHMAEVLEAPRPELSDLAPQMAVVHIDPEKIRSVIGPGGKNIKAITAETEADIDIEDSGKISIFAPTLASMEKAKEMVLYYDQKPEPGKNYLGTVRKVLEVGALVEILPGLEGMLHISQLDFERVERVEDVVQLGQEVWVKCISLEPGGRIRLSRKAWLMEEAGQEVNLEDFKRPAPRGGDRGGRNDRGGRNDRGGRRDNRGGGRR, encoded by the coding sequence ATGACAATGATTCCTTTTGATGCCACCAGCCTGACCGCCAAGGTCGGCGACATCGACATCACAATCGAAACCGGGAAATACGCCCGCCAGGCCTCCGGTGCCGTGACCATCTCGTCCGGCAACACCACCGTCCTGGTCACGGCCGTGACCCAGCCCCTGGCAATCGACCGGGGCTTCTTCCCCCTGACCTGCAACTACCAGGAAATGGCCTACGCCGCCGGGCGCGTGCCGGGCAACTACTTCCGCCGCGAGGGCCGCCCGTCCGAACGCGAGACCCTGGTCTCCCGTCTCATCGACCGGCCCATCCGCCCCCTGTTCGCCAAAGGCTTCGCCGACGAGGTCCAGGTCATCGCCACGGTCCTGTCCGCCGACAAGCATGTCAACCCGGACGTCCTGGCCCTGACCGGCGCCTCCGCCGCCTGCCACATCTCCAAGATGCCCTTCCTCGGCCCCATCGTGGGTGCGCGCGTGGGCTACGTGGACAACGAATTCGTCCTCTACCCCACCTACAAGGGCATTGAGGAAAGGTCCTCCCTGAACCTGGTCTTCGCGGCCACCCGCGACGCCATGGTCATGGTTGAAGGCGGCGGCGACTTCGTCTCCGAAGATCTGGTTGCCGACGCCCTGGCCTGGGGCCACGAGCAGGTCACCCCGCTCTTCGACCTCCAGGACGAGCTCCGCGCCAAGGTCGGCGTTCCCAAGATCGAGGTCGAGGCTCCCGAACGCGACGAAGAAGTGGTCGAGTTCCTCGGCAACATCATCACCGACGACCTCAAGGCCGCTCTGACCACCCCCGAGAAGATGGTCCGCTACGCCGCCAAGGACGCTGCCAAGCAGAAGGCCAAGGAAGCCGTCGCCGAGAAGTTCCCGGATGACGAGGCCAAGCTGGCCGCCGTGTCCGACGTCATCGGCGACATGACCAAGAAGATCGTGCGCGAGCGCATCGTCAAGGAAGGCCTGCGCATCGACGGCCGTGACACCACCACCGTCCGCCCGCTGTCCATCGAGACCGGCATCCTGGCCCAGACCCACGGAAGCGTGCTCTTCCGCCGCGGCGAGACCTCTGCCCTGGCCGTGGCCACCCTGGGTTCCACCCGCGACGAACAGCGCTACGATTCCCTGCTCGGCGACGCCACCAAGCGGTTCATGCTGCACTACAACTTCCCCCCGTACTGCGTGGGTGAAGCCCGCATGCTGCGCGGCACCTCCCGCCGCGAAGTGGGCCACGGCGCCCTGGCCGAACGCGCCATCTCGCCCGTGCTGCCCAACCAGGACGACTTCCCGTTCACCATCCGCGTGGTCTCCGAAATCATGGAGTCCAACGGCTCCTCTTCCATGGCATCCGTGTGCGGCGCCACCCTGTCCCTCATGGACGCGGGCGTGCCCATCTCCGACCCCGTCGCCGGTATCGCCATGGGCCTGTGCAAGGAAGGCGACCAGTACTTCGTCCTGACCGACATCCTCGGCGACGAGGACGCGCTGGGCGACATGGACTTCAAGGTCGCGGGCACCCGTGACGGCATCACCGCCATCCAGATGGACATCAAGATCGCGGGCATCCCGCAGGACGTCCTCAAGAAGGCGTTGCACCAGGCCAAGGAAGCCCGCACCCATATCCTCGATCACATGGCCGAAGTCCTTGAAGCGCCCCGACCGGAACTGTCCGATCTGGCCCCGCAGATGGCCGTCGTGCACATCGATCCCGAAAAGATCCGCTCGGTCATCGGACCCGGCGGCAAGAACATCAAGGCCATCACCGCCGAGACCGAAGCCGACATCGACATCGAGGATTCCGGCAAGATCTCCATCTTCGCCCCGACCCTGGCTTCCATGGAAAAGGCCAAGGAAATGGTCCTCTACTACGACCAGAAGCCGGAACCGGGCAAGAACTACCTCGGCACCGTGCGCAAGGTGCTGGAAGTCGGTGCCCTCGTCGAAATCCTGCCCGGCCTGGAAGGCATGCTGCACATCTCCCAGCTCGACTTCGAACGCGTGGAACGCGTGGAAGACGTGGTCCAGCTCGGCCAGGAAGTGTGGGTCAAGTGCATCTCCCTGGAGCCCGGCGGACGCATCCGCCTGTCCCGCAAGGCATGGCTCATGGAAGAAGCCGGCCAGGAAGTGAACCTGGAAGACTTCAAGCGCCCCGCCCCGCGCGGCGGTGACCGCGGCGGTCGCAATGACCGTGGTGGCCGCAACGACCGTGGCGGTCGTCGCGACAACCGCGGCGGCGGACGTCGCTAG
- the rpsO gene encoding 30S ribosomal protein S15 has protein sequence MVMTAEDKKKIVEEYKTCEGDTGSPEVQVALLTARIKYLADHFKTHKKDHHSRTGLLKLVGQRRKLLKYLQNKDIQRYRDLIGRLGLRK, from the coding sequence GTGGTCATGACTGCTGAAGACAAGAAGAAAATCGTTGAAGAGTACAAGACCTGCGAAGGCGACACCGGTTCCCCCGAGGTCCAGGTGGCCCTGCTGACCGCACGCATCAAGTACCTGGCCGACCATTTCAAGACCCACAAGAAGGATCACCACTCCCGCACCGGTCTGCTGAAGCTCGTCGGACAACGTCGAAAACTTCTCAAATACCTGCAGAACAAGGACATCCAGCGCTACCGCGACCTCATCGGCCGCCTCGGTCTGCGCAAGTAG
- the truB gene encoding tRNA pseudouridine(55) synthase TruB, translated as MGRKRNKRSPEQRDGLLILNKPSGPTSAACLNDIKHQLKQYKIGHGGTLDPMATGVLLVLLGHGTKLAPYLSGGTKTYSGTFRLGITTDTLDIQGEVVKEAPVEATVDDVEREVYHWKELTEQEVPAYSAAKHEGKPLYALAREGKETPVKIKPIVISHVETLDVRMPEASFRVSCSAGTYIRSLVHSLGIRMGCGATLTSLVRESSEPFTLAQAHDLEDVLENPETFPEKVIPLKDTLPHWPRYRLTEPLAGLVTNGAWLPVNSQPGELLAGKLGDRAMLLDPEDEPLALVEAKLQDDKPRWAILRGLWNRD; from the coding sequence ATGGGTCGCAAGCGAAACAAGCGCAGCCCGGAACAGCGTGACGGGCTGCTCATCCTGAACAAGCCGTCCGGCCCCACATCCGCCGCCTGCCTGAACGACATCAAGCATCAGCTCAAGCAGTACAAGATCGGCCACGGCGGCACCCTCGATCCCATGGCCACGGGAGTGCTCCTGGTGCTCCTCGGCCACGGCACCAAACTTGCGCCGTACCTGTCCGGCGGCACCAAGACCTATTCCGGCACGTTCCGGCTCGGAATCACTACCGATACCCTTGATATTCAAGGGGAAGTGGTCAAAGAAGCCCCGGTCGAGGCGACCGTTGACGATGTCGAACGCGAAGTTTATCATTGGAAAGAGTTGACAGAGCAGGAAGTTCCTGCCTATTCCGCTGCCAAACACGAGGGCAAGCCGTTGTACGCCCTGGCCCGCGAGGGCAAGGAAACACCGGTCAAAATCAAGCCCATTGTTATTTCTCATGTGGAAACGCTGGACGTGCGGATGCCCGAGGCATCCTTCAGGGTCAGTTGCTCCGCCGGAACCTACATACGATCCCTGGTCCACAGCTTGGGGATTCGAATGGGGTGCGGCGCGACACTGACCAGCCTGGTCCGGGAGTCGAGCGAGCCGTTTACGCTCGCCCAGGCTCACGACCTCGAAGACGTCCTGGAGAATCCGGAAACATTTCCGGAAAAGGTGATCCCCCTAAAGGACACCCTGCCCCACTGGCCGAGATATCGGCTGACCGAACCGCTGGCCGGACTCGTTACGAACGGGGCCTGGCTGCCGGTCAATTCCCAGCCCGGCGAACTGCTGGCCGGGAAACTCGGCGACCGGGCCATGCTGCTCGATCCCGAGGACGAGCCGTTGGCTCTGGTGGAGGCGAAGCTCCAGGACGACAAGCCCAGATGGGCCATTCTTCGCGGTCTCTGGAACAGGGACTGA
- a CDS encoding DHH family phosphoesterase encodes MENPRKRISDIIRENDAFLVTSHANPDGDAIGSICAMGHILAALGKQFTLYNPSGLPERYAFADQPAPIGTELPSELPAWTIVMDCGAGPRMGDDLMGRLDETLVINIDHHLGNDEFGEVNWVDPSQPAVGTMVAALAAELNVPVTGPLAENIYLAVSTDTGFFTYGNTTPESLELTAQMLRDGLDIARLNMLITKQWSEERMRLWTETMGNVELHLDGLVATTAVTREMFARTGTTSEDTENIINFVRRLKAVRVAAILREEGTDLYKFSLRSYGDDNVQAIAARFGGGGHRNAAGGTIAAPLQEARDMLITAIGESLGIA; translated from the coding sequence ATGGAAAATCCACGCAAACGGATTAGCGACATCATCCGGGAAAACGACGCCTTCCTGGTGACCTCGCACGCCAACCCGGACGGCGACGCCATCGGCTCCATCTGCGCCATGGGACACATCCTGGCCGCGCTCGGCAAGCAGTTCACCCTGTACAACCCGTCCGGCCTGCCCGAACGGTACGCCTTTGCCGACCAGCCCGCCCCCATAGGGACCGAGCTGCCGTCCGAGCTGCCCGCCTGGACCATCGTCATGGACTGCGGCGCAGGCCCGCGCATGGGCGACGATCTCATGGGCCGCCTGGACGAGACCTTGGTCATCAACATCGACCACCACCTGGGCAACGACGAATTCGGCGAAGTGAACTGGGTGGACCCGTCCCAACCCGCCGTGGGCACCATGGTCGCGGCCCTGGCCGCCGAGCTGAACGTCCCGGTGACCGGTCCCCTGGCCGAGAACATCTACCTGGCCGTGTCCACGGACACCGGTTTCTTCACTTACGGCAACACCACGCCCGAGTCCCTGGAACTGACCGCGCAGATGCTGCGCGACGGACTGGACATCGCCCGCCTGAACATGCTCATCACCAAACAATGGAGCGAGGAGCGCATGCGGCTGTGGACCGAGACCATGGGCAACGTGGAACTCCACCTCGACGGACTGGTGGCCACCACCGCCGTGACCAGGGAGATGTTCGCCCGCACCGGCACCACCTCCGAAGACACCGAGAACATCATCAATTTCGTGCGCCGCCTCAAGGCCGTGCGCGTGGCCGCCATCCTGCGCGAGGAAGGAACGGACCTGTACAAATTCTCCCTGCGCTCCTACGGCGACGACAACGTCCAGGCCATTGCCGCGAGATTCGGCGGCGGCGGCCACCGAAACGCCGCGGGCGGGACCATTGCCGCTCCGCTGCAGGAAGCCCGCGACATGCTCATCACCGCCATCGGCGAAAGCCTGGGGATCGCATAG